A genomic segment from Brevundimonas mediterranea encodes:
- the purU gene encoding formyltetrahydrofolate deformylase, with the protein MILTLSCPDRHGIVAAVSAFLLERDANISDAQQFGDASSATFFMRVVFEPADGDALAAIHAAFTPLADRFAMDWTLRGPEPRKVMILTSKFDHCLADLLYRWRIDELPMEVTAVVSNHPREMIGHVDLGDLLFHHLPVSAADKPAQEAELLRLIESTGTELVVLARYMQILSDDLSRRLEGRCINIHHSFLPGFKGARPYHQAHARGVKVIGATAHYVTPDLDEGPIIEQDVERISHRDTPEDLIRKGRDIERRVLARAVRRHLEDRVLLHGTKTVVFED; encoded by the coding sequence ATGATCCTGACCCTTTCCTGCCCCGACCGCCACGGCATCGTCGCGGCCGTGTCCGCCTTCCTGCTGGAGCGGGACGCCAATATCTCGGACGCCCAACAGTTCGGCGACGCCTCCAGCGCCACCTTCTTCATGCGGGTGGTGTTCGAACCGGCCGACGGCGACGCCCTGGCCGCCATCCACGCCGCCTTCACGCCGCTTGCCGACCGTTTCGCCATGGACTGGACCCTGCGAGGACCGGAGCCGCGCAAGGTGATGATCCTGACGTCCAAATTCGATCACTGTCTGGCGGACCTGCTGTACCGCTGGCGGATCGACGAACTGCCGATGGAGGTGACGGCCGTGGTCTCCAACCACCCCCGCGAAATGATCGGCCATGTCGATCTGGGCGACCTGCTTTTCCACCATCTGCCGGTCAGCGCCGCCGACAAGCCGGCGCAGGAGGCGGAACTGCTGCGCCTGATCGAATCCACCGGCACGGAACTGGTCGTTCTGGCGCGCTACATGCAGATCCTGTCCGACGATCTCAGCCGCCGGCTGGAGGGACGCTGCATCAATATCCACCACTCCTTCCTGCCCGGCTTCAAGGGCGCCCGCCCCTATCACCAGGCCCATGCGCGCGGGGTGAAGGTGATCGGCGCCACCGCCCACTATGTCACGCCCGACCTAGACGAAGGCCCTATCATCGAACAGGATGTAGAGCGGATCAGCCACCGCGACACGCCGGAAGATTTGATCCGTAAAGGTCGTGATATCGAACGTCGAGTTCTGGCCCGCGCGGTGCGACGCCATCTGGAAGATCGCGTTTTGCTGCACGGCACAAAGACGGTCGTGTTCGAAGACTGA
- a CDS encoding fasciclin domain-containing protein has protein sequence MTNIRTLMLVAVSGGALMALGACNNNETTTPADSTAMAPAEGAAMAPMAADPMVGGAAMSPNETIVANASKASNLSTLVAAVQAAGLVETLQGPGPFTVFAPDNAAFDKIPEATRTALMQPAMKADLTKILTYHVVAGRLTAADIASQAQANGGTATLETVQGEELKVAAGPNDTWVITDAKGGKSTITQADVAQSNGVVHVVDAVLMP, from the coding sequence ATGACCAATATTCGCACGCTCATGCTCGTCGCCGTATCCGGCGGGGCGCTGATGGCGCTCGGCGCCTGCAACAACAACGAAACCACCACGCCCGCAGACTCCACCGCCATGGCCCCGGCCGAAGGCGCGGCCATGGCCCCGATGGCGGCCGATCCCATGGTGGGCGGCGCGGCCATGAGCCCGAACGAGACCATCGTCGCCAATGCGTCCAAGGCCTCGAACCTGTCCACCCTGGTCGCCGCCGTTCAGGCCGCCGGCCTGGTCGAGACGCTTCAGGGCCCAGGCCCCTTCACCGTCTTCGCCCCCGACAACGCCGCCTTTGACAAGATTCCCGAGGCCACCCGCACCGCCCTGATGCAACCGGCCATGAAGGCCGATCTGACCAAGATCCTGACCTATCATGTGGTCGCCGGCCGTCTGACCGCCGCCGACATCGCCAGCCAGGCCCAGGCCAACGGCGGGACCGCGACCCTGGAGACGGTTCAGGGCGAGGAACTGAAGGTCGCGGCCGGTCCGAACGACACCTGGGTCATCACCGACGCCAAGGGCGGCAAGTCCACCATCACCCAGGCCGACGTGGCCCAGTCGAACGGCGTGGTCCACGTCGTCGATGCGGTTCTGATGCCGTAA
- a CDS encoding DUF1476 domain-containing protein → MTTFDDREKGYEAKFALDQEQEFKAIARRNKMLGLWAAEKMGLSAESSDQYAAAIVRADMEQPGDEDVFRKVAGDFKASGLSVSEGEIRSKIDELASIAREQIRAGE, encoded by the coding sequence ATGACGACCTTCGACGATCGGGAAAAAGGCTACGAGGCCAAGTTCGCCCTCGATCAGGAGCAGGAATTCAAGGCCATCGCCCGGCGCAACAAGATGTTGGGCCTGTGGGCGGCCGAGAAGATGGGCCTGTCGGCTGAAAGCAGCGACCAGTACGCGGCGGCCATCGTGCGCGCCGACATGGAGCAGCCCGGCGACGAGGACGTGTTCCGCAAGGTCGCCGGCGACTTCAAGGCCTCGGGCCTGTCGGTGTCGGAAGGCGAGATTCGCTCCAAGATCGACGAACTGGCCTCCATCGCGCGCGAGCAGATTCGCGCCGGGGAGTAG
- the purC gene encoding phosphoribosylaminoimidazolesuccinocarboxamide synthase — MNSKRKKIYEGKAKILYEGPEPGTLIQYFKDDATAFNAQKKAVLEGKGVVNNQISEFIMSRLNGIGVTNHFIKRLNLREQLIREVEIIPLEVVCRNIVAGSMSQRLGIEEGTPLPRSIIEFYYKKDELNDPMVTEEHITAFNWASTQELDDILAMTVRVNDYLSGMFGAVGITLVDFKIEFGRIWENDFSRVILADEISPDSCRLWDATTGEKMDKDRFRRDLGNVIESYTEVARRLGIMKGMPTVIQGGLH, encoded by the coding sequence ATGAACAGCAAGCGCAAGAAGATTTACGAAGGCAAGGCCAAGATCCTGTACGAAGGACCCGAGCCCGGCACCCTGATCCAGTACTTCAAGGACGACGCCACCGCGTTCAACGCGCAGAAGAAGGCGGTCCTCGAAGGCAAGGGCGTGGTCAACAACCAGATCAGCGAATTCATCATGTCGCGCCTGAACGGCATCGGCGTGACCAACCACTTCATCAAGCGCCTGAACCTGCGCGAGCAGCTGATCCGCGAAGTCGAGATCATTCCGCTGGAAGTCGTCTGCCGCAACATCGTCGCCGGCTCGATGAGCCAGCGTCTGGGCATCGAGGAAGGCACCCCCCTGCCCCGCTCGATCATCGAATTCTACTACAAGAAGGACGAGCTCAACGACCCGATGGTCACCGAAGAGCATATCACCGCCTTCAACTGGGCCTCGACCCAGGAACTGGATGACATCCTGGCCATGACGGTGCGGGTGAACGACTATCTGTCGGGCATGTTCGGCGCCGTCGGCATCACCCTGGTCGACTTCAAGATCGAGTTCGGCCGCATCTGGGAAAACGACTTCAGCCGCGTCATCCTGGCCGACGAAATCAGCCCGGACAGCTGCCGCCTGTGGGACGCCACGACCGGCGAGAAGATGGACAAGGACCGCTTCCGCCGCGATCTGGGCAATGTCATCGAAAGCTACACCGAAGTCGCGCGTCGACTGGGCATCATGAAGGGCATGCCGACGGTGATTCAGGGAGGGCTGCACTAG
- the purS gene encoding phosphoribosylformylglycinamidine synthase subunit PurS — MAKVKVHVFLKPGVLDVQGKAVEGALQGLGWTGVSNARVGKLIEFDLDGVADPQAEAKKMCEQLLANTVIEGYRIEAA, encoded by the coding sequence GTGGCTAAGGTCAAGGTTCACGTCTTCCTCAAGCCCGGCGTCCTGGACGTCCAGGGCAAGGCCGTCGAAGGCGCCCTGCAGGGTCTGGGCTGGACCGGCGTGTCGAACGCCCGCGTCGGCAAGCTGATCGAGTTCGACCTCGACGGCGTTGCAGACCCCCAGGCCGAGGCCAAGAAGATGTGCGAGCAACTGCTCGCCAACACGGTGATCGAAGGCTACCGCATCGAGGCGGCGTAA
- a CDS encoding YbhB/YbcL family Raf kinase inhibitor-like protein: MTFTLTSRDIQDGGVLPDAQVHAKGNTSPHLAWSGAPEGTRSYAVTCYDPDAPTGSGFWHWTVANIPADVTELATGAGSPGGHLPLSAVQGRTDYGKAGFGGAAPPPGHGPHRYIFTVFAVDVDRLDVTADDSGAVFGFNLHFHTLTKTSITATYENRG; this comes from the coding sequence ATGACCTTCACCCTCACATCCCGGGATATTCAGGACGGCGGCGTCCTGCCCGACGCCCAGGTTCACGCCAAGGGGAACACTTCGCCGCACCTCGCCTGGTCAGGCGCGCCCGAGGGGACCAGGAGCTACGCCGTCACCTGCTATGACCCCGACGCCCCGACCGGTTCCGGCTTCTGGCACTGGACCGTGGCCAACATCCCCGCCGATGTGACCGAACTCGCAACCGGCGCCGGCTCGCCCGGCGGCCATCTGCCGCTCAGCGCCGTCCAGGGGCGCACCGACTACGGCAAGGCCGGCTTCGGCGGCGCCGCTCCGCCCCCCGGCCACGGTCCGCACCGCTATATCTTCACCGTCTTCGCCGTGGACGTGGACCGGCTGGACGTGACCGCCGACGATTCCGGCGCCGTCTTCGGTTTCAACCTGCATTTCCACACCCTGACCAAGACCTCGATCACGGCGACCTACGAAAACCGCGGCTGA